A single window of Candoia aspera isolate rCanAsp1 chromosome 3, rCanAsp1.hap2, whole genome shotgun sequence DNA harbors:
- the BHLHE23 gene encoding class E basic helix-loop-helix protein 23 isoform X1, whose amino-acid sequence MAELKALGGESYLALAQSYNQTAFAYGAVRGAGEAGRGYPGGAGGLAFPAAQLGKAAESSGEQSGDEDEAFEGSKAGSPSFERDAKLKPGGGGGGGALGAKKPKEQRSLRLSINARERRRMHDLNDALDGLRSVIPYAHSPSVRKLSKIATLLLAKNYILMQAQALEEMRRLVAYLNQGQTLGTSIPPGLAPFGQSAAVYPFTGAALPSCPEKCTAFAGAASGLCKHCSEKP is encoded by the coding sequence ATGGCCGAGCTCAAGGCGCTGGGCGGCGAGTCGTACCTGGCCCTGGCGCAGAGCTACAACCAGACGGCGTTCGCCTACGGCGCCGTGCGGGGCGCGGGCGAAGCGGGGCGCGGGTACCCCGGGGGTGCGGGCGGCCTGGCGTTCCCCGCGGCGCAGCTGGGCAAGGCGGCGGAGAGCAGCGGTGAGCAGAGCGGCGACGAGGACGAGGCTTTCGAGGGCTCCAAAGCGGGCAGCCCGTCCTTCGAGCGCGACGCCAAGCTGaagccgggcggcggcggcggcgggggcgccCTCGGGGCCAAGAAGCCCAAGGAGCAGCGCTCGCTGCGGCTCAGCATCAACGCCCGCGAGCGGCGGCGGATGCACGACCTCAACGACGCGCTGGACGGCCTGCGCTCCGTCATCCCTTACGCGCACAGCCCGTCGGTGCGCAAGCTCTCCAAGATCGCCACGTTGCTGCTGGCCAAGAACTACATCCTCATGCAGGCGCAGGCCCTCGAGGAGATGCGGCGCCTCGTGGCCTACCTCAACCAGGGCCAGACGCTCGGCACCTCCATCCCGCCCGGCCTGGCGCCCTTCGGACAATCGGCCGCCGTCTACCCCTTCACGGGCGCCGCCTTGCCCAGCTGCCCCGAGAAATGTACTGCCTTCGCGGGGGCCGCCTCCGGGCTTTGCAAACACTGCAGCGAAAAGCCGTGA
- the BHLHE23 gene encoding class E basic helix-loop-helix protein 23 isoform X2 has translation MAELKALGGESYLALAQSYNQTAFAYGAVRGAGEAGRGYPGGAGGLAFPAAQLGKAAESSGEQSGDEDEAFEGSKPGGGGGGGALGAKKPKEQRSLRLSINARERRRMHDLNDALDGLRSVIPYAHSPSVRKLSKIATLLLAKNYILMQAQALEEMRRLVAYLNQGQTLGTSIPPGLAPFGQSAAVYPFTGAALPSCPEKCTAFAGAASGLCKHCSEKP, from the exons ATGGCCGAGCTCAAGGCGCTGGGCGGCGAGTCGTACCTGGCCCTGGCGCAGAGCTACAACCAGACGGCGTTCGCCTACGGCGCCGTGCGGGGCGCGGGCGAAGCGGGGCGCGGGTACCCCGGGGGTGCGGGCGGCCTGGCGTTCCCCGCGGCGCAGCTGGGCAAGGCGGCGGAGAGCAGCGGTGAGCAGAGCGGCGACGAGGACGAGGCTTTCGAGGGCTCCAAA ccgggcggcggcggcggcgggggcgccCTCGGGGCCAAGAAGCCCAAGGAGCAGCGCTCGCTGCGGCTCAGCATCAACGCCCGCGAGCGGCGGCGGATGCACGACCTCAACGACGCGCTGGACGGCCTGCGCTCCGTCATCCCTTACGCGCACAGCCCGTCGGTGCGCAAGCTCTCCAAGATCGCCACGTTGCTGCTGGCCAAGAACTACATCCTCATGCAGGCGCAGGCCCTCGAGGAGATGCGGCGCCTCGTGGCCTACCTCAACCAGGGCCAGACGCTCGGCACCTCCATCCCGCCCGGCCTGGCGCCCTTCGGACAATCGGCCGCCGTCTACCCCTTCACGGGCGCCGCCTTGCCCAGCTGCCCCGAGAAATGTACTGCCTTCGCGGGGGCCGCCTCCGGGCTTTGCAAACACTGCAGCGAAAAGCCGTGA